The following coding sequences lie in one Methyloterricola oryzae genomic window:
- a CDS encoding FKBP-type peptidyl-prolyl cis-trans isomerase yields MSRKSFVSVLVAATLSFSGSLPGSQIELKSEKERASYAAGFDTIRTLKKHNIPLDLDSLIRGLRDAAADRKPALNDGELNAVLSHLQADMRRGKAAQHRELAAKNRNRGNAFLAEFKRQEGVKSLPNGVLYQVLKAGNGKRPAESDSVEVLYRGTTLDGKQFDATPPGKTTIMSMNQAIVGWRDALKQMPVGSRWKIVIPYLIAYGERGVGDVIGPNETLVFEVELVSIQ; encoded by the coding sequence ATGTCCCGCAAATCGTTCGTTTCTGTTCTCGTGGCCGCCACACTCTCATTCTCGGGATCCCTGCCGGGGTCGCAGATTGAGCTCAAATCCGAAAAGGAGCGCGCCAGCTATGCTGCGGGTTTCGATACAATTCGTACGCTCAAGAAGCACAATATCCCACTGGATCTGGATAGCCTGATTAGAGGTCTCCGGGATGCGGCTGCGGACAGAAAGCCGGCGCTGAATGACGGAGAGTTGAACGCCGTTCTGAGTCATCTTCAGGCAGATATGCGGCGAGGCAAGGCCGCACAGCATCGTGAACTCGCGGCAAAAAATCGAAATCGCGGGAATGCGTTCCTGGCCGAATTCAAAAGGCAGGAAGGGGTCAAGTCCTTACCTAATGGGGTGCTCTATCAGGTGCTGAAGGCCGGCAATGGAAAAAGGCCGGCCGAGTCGGATAGCGTGGAAGTCCTGTACCGCGGCACGACCCTGGATGGCAAACAATTCGACGCCACCCCTCCCGGCAAGACCACTATCATGAGCATGAACCAGGCTATCGTGGGCTGGCGCGACGCGCTCAAACAGATGCCCGTGGGGTCGCGCTGGAAGATCGTCATTCCTTACCTCATCGCCTACGGGGAGCGCGGTGTTGGCGACGTCATCGGTCCGAACGAGACACTTGTTTTCGAAGTCGAACTGGTGAGTATTCAATGA
- a CDS encoding FKBP-type peptidyl-prolyl cis-trans isomerase, protein MSNNFIRTGFLVTWVMIVANPLLAGIACADEILPVPRTVKGAQERVEEEVVDMKPTAAMDLSKQQSRVWKQALVTNMRASMMFLEQNKALPGVRTLKSGVQVRTLEPSDGPKPAKGTKAVTLKYTGKLIDGTKFASSAGNGQDASLLQLKSMTPGFRIGIKTMKIGSKAQIVVPPDQGFGDSGFLPVVGPGAVLVYEVELLGTEPAPQAADTPAQPEGQ, encoded by the coding sequence ATGTCGAACAATTTCATTCGAACGGGTTTTCTTGTGACTTGGGTAATGATCGTTGCTAACCCTTTGCTTGCCGGCATTGCATGTGCCGACGAAATCCTCCCCGTTCCCCGCACCGTGAAGGGAGCGCAGGAGCGAGTCGAAGAGGAGGTGGTGGATATGAAGCCAACGGCCGCGATGGATTTGAGCAAACAGCAGTCCCGTGTATGGAAGCAGGCCCTCGTGACCAACATGCGAGCCAGCATGATGTTCCTGGAGCAGAACAAGGCATTGCCCGGGGTTCGAACCCTTAAGAGTGGTGTTCAGGTCCGGACTCTTGAGCCAAGCGACGGTCCAAAGCCGGCGAAAGGCACAAAAGCTGTAACCTTGAAATACACAGGAAAGCTGATCGATGGTACCAAGTTTGCGAGTTCCGCCGGCAATGGCCAGGATGCAAGCCTGCTGCAACTGAAGTCCATGACGCCGGGATTTCGGATAGGCATTAAAACCATGAAGATAGGCTCCAAGGCGCAGATTGTCGTTCCGCCGGATCAAGGTTTTGGTGATTCTGGATTCCTACCGGTCGTGGGTCCTGGCGCGGTTCTGGTTTACGAGGTTGAGTTACTCGGTACTGAGCCTGCTCCCCAGGCTGCCGATACCCCGGCGCAACCAGAGGGCCAATAA